The Nostoc sp. 'Lobaria pulmonaria (5183) cyanobiont' DNA window GCTTTAGAAGAAGGGTTACTTTTAACTACTGGTGATATTTATAAATTCTTTCAACACAGTGGACAGGATTCTGATTCAAAGCCTTTCAATTCCAATTTCCAAGTCCCCACCTATAAATTTTTACATGATCGCGTCCAACAAGCTGCTTATTCTTTGATTACAGAAAATCAGAAACAGACTACTCACTTAAAACTGGGTCAGTTACTGTTAAATAACATTTCTGCAAGCGAGCAAGAAGAGAAAATCTTTCAAATTGTTAGTCAATTGAACCTGGGGTTGAGGTTAATTACTCAACAAACTGAACGAGATCAACTAGCTCAGTTAAATCTGTTAGCTGGACGGAAAGCTATGGCTGCTACTGCCTACACTGCTGCGATTGAGTATCTAACGCTAGGAATGGAACTGCTAACAGCAGATAGGTGGCAAAGTCAGTACGATCTCACCCTGGCGCTGTCTGAAGATGCAGCAAAAGCAGAATACTTAAACACCAACTTTGAACAGGCTATCAAACTAACAGACCTGATCTTACAGCAAACGACGCAGATGTTGGACACAATTAAAGCTTATGAACTGAAAGTTCAAATTTATATTGCCCAAGATCAGCAAGTTAAAGCTATTGAAACAGGATTAAAAGCACTGGAACAGTTAAGAATTTCGTTGATCTCACCTGATGTAGAACAGCAGAAACTACCAACTTTAGCAAACTTAGCCAATATTCCAGAAATGACTAATCTGGAATCTCTGGCTGCACTGCGGTTGCTGATTAGCATTACACCTCCTGTTCATCATGTCAAACCGGATATGTTTCCGTTAGTAGCACTGACAATGCTCCATCTTTGTCTTGAACAGGGACATTCATCCTTGGCTGCTTTTGCCTATGGAAGTTATAGTATATTTCTTTGTGCTGTAAACGGAGATGTCGATACCGCTTATCACTCTGGTCAGATATCTTTAAAGCTACTAGAGCAATACCAGAGTAAACAACTCAGTCCAAAAATTTATATGCTTTTTGGTGTTTTTGTCTGTGCTTGCAAAGAGCATGGTCGAAATACACTCACATTTTTACGGGAAAGTATACAGTGTGGACTAGAAGTTGGAGATATCGAATACGCTAGCTATTCAATAATGGCTGAGTGTACGCATTTATTTTTAATTGGAGAAACTCTAGATGCTGTTGAAGAAAGGCAAGGAAAATATATTGATCTACTTTTAAAACTCAAACAAAAACATTGTGTTGATTATGCCCAGATTTGGAGGCAAGTCACCTTAAACTTACTTGGACGATCCTCTCACCAATATTACCTAACTGGTATTGATTTTGATGAGACAGAAATGCTGCCGTATCTTCACAACAGCCACAATCATCAGTCACTATTTGCCATTTATGTTGCCAAAACAGCTATCCTTTATACCTTTGGTCAGTATGAACAGGCTGCAACCAATGCAGAAAAAGCCACCGAGTATATGGATGGAGCCTTTGGTCTACTGTTAGTTGTGGGACATAACTTTTACTACTCTTTGTGCTTACTTGCAACGTATTTTAGCTGCCATAATGAAACGCTACTGCCTTCGACAATTCGGAAGCAACAAGAATGTTGGCTAAATCAGGTAGTTACCAACCAAAAACTCATGCACTACTGGGCTGGCTATGCTCCTGTTAATTTTCAGCATAAGTATGACTTAGTTGAGGCAGAAACAGCGCGGGTAATAGGAGATAAACTCAAGGCGATGGAATATTACGATCGCGCCATTTCTCTTGCTCAAGAAAACGGCTACATCCAAGAAGAAGGACTAAGCAACGAACTCGCAGCCAAATTCTACCTTGACTGGGGTAAAGAAAAAGTCGCCCAAGCATATATGCAAGAAGCATACTACTGCTATGCTCGCTGGGGAGCAAAAGCCAAAACTGATGACTTACAAAAACGCTATCCTAAACTGCTCCAACCCATTCTGCAACAGCAACGAATTAACTTCAACCCCTTAGAAACTATTGCCTTGCATGGAACTTCCTCGTCACCTCACACTTCAATAGACAGTACTGGTATTTCCAATGTTCTGGATTTTACCTCTGTCCTCAAAGCCGCTCAAGCTATCTCCAGTTCTCTGGAAATAGATCAACTCATTACCAGTCTCACCCGCATTATCCTAGAAAACTCTGGCGCGAAAAAATCTGTACTAATTCTTCCTCAAGGAGATACTTGGCAAGTTAGGGCAATTACCTTTATTAATCATGGATTAAATTCTCATATTGACATCCAAACCATTCTAAATTCACAAGCACTCGATACTTGTCAAGATATTCCTGTAAATATTATCAATTACGTTAAAAATACCCAACAAACAGTTGCGATCAATAACTTGCAAACAGATATTCCTGGTGTAATTGGGGAATATATGTACCGAATAAAACCCCAAAGTGTATTATGTACACCGATTATTAATCAAGGACATTTAGTAGGGATTATTTACTTAGAAAATAAACTGACTCCAGGAGTGTTTACCAGCGATCGCCTCAGCGTTATTAATCTCCTTTCTTCTCAAGCAGCAATATCTTTAGAAAATGCTCAACTTTATCAACAAGCCGGGCAAGCATTACAAGACTTACAAAAAGCCCAATTACAAGTTGTCCAAAGTGAGAAAATGTCTGCATTGGGTAACTTAGTTGCCGGGGTAGCCCATGAAATGAATAATCCTTTGGGCTTTATTTATGCTAGTCTTCAACAGGCAAAACCTAGCCTTGCAGATATTGTTGAACATTTGAAACTCTATCAAGAAAGTTTCCCCAATCCAGGTGATGAAATTACCGATCATGCCGAAGATATTGATTTGGATTATAGCTTAGAAGACTTACCCAAGATTATTGATTCAATGGTGATGGCGTGCGATCGCCTGAAAAATATTAGCACCAGTCTCCGCACTTTCTCCCGTGCTGATAAGGATTACAAAGTACCGTTTAATATCCATGAAGGTATCGATAGTACGATTTTGATTCTTAAACATCGCCTGAAAGCTAATGAACAACGTCCAGCAATTGAAGTGATAACTGAGTATGGTAATTTACCTAAAATTAATTGTTTTCCCGGACAATTGAATCAGGTCTTTATGAATATTTTGGCAAATGCTATTGAGGCGTTAGAAGAATCGAATATGGGGCGGAGCTTGGAAGAAATAAAGACCAATCCGAACCGACTTATAATTAAAACCTCAGTAGAAAATGAAGGCGTGAAAATTACCATTGCTGATAATGCAAATGGGATGACATCTGAAGTCAAACATAAGATTTTTGATCATTTATTTACTACCAAAGGTGTGGGTAAAGGCACGGGATTAGGATTAGCGATCGCTCGTCAGATTGTTGCAGAAAAACATGGAGGAGTGATCGAGGTAGACTCTAGACCAGGTGAGGGTACTGAATTTGTAATTCAGCTACCGCTGTAGCATATACATCTGTCTGGTCTAGATAGCACTGCAAGTAATGATTCTCGTGTCTCAACCCTACCTAATAGAAGCTAAAAAATTAAACAGGCAAATCACTAGCCCTCTGGATGTTTTGTAAAATTAAATCAGGGCTATTACGTTTAATCAAGCCAGTTAGGACTTTACCAGGGCCAATTTCCATTACTCGCTCGATACCATTAGCTGGTAATTGCAAACAAATTTCTCGCCATCTTACAGAATCAGTCATTTGTTTATTCAGGCGTTCCTTTAAAATCTCGGCATCAATAGAGGGAATTGGTTCTACATTAGACAGTACTGGCACAATCGCGGGTTGAAATTCCACAGATTCTAAAATGTCTTGGAATTCCGCAGCTGCTGGTGCTATTAAATGTGAATGAAATGCTCCAGAAACTTTTAAGGGAATCGCACGCTTTGCTTTAACTTGAGTCATCACCGCTTGTACGGCCTCAGTCGTACCTGAAATTACCACCTGAGCCGAACTATTATCATTTGCTATCACCACATCAGCCGTTTGAGAAATGACTTTTTCTAACTGTTCGCGGTCAAAGTTCATCAAAGCTGCCATCATCCCATTAATGGAACTATCCATAAGTTCTGCACGACGCTTCACCAGATATAAACCGGCTGACCACTCAAAGACACCCGCTATATAAAGAGCAGTATATTCTCCCAAACTGTGACCAGCAACTAAATCTGGCTGGTGTCCTCGTTCTCGAAGCAGATCAGCAAGAATGCTTTCGACCACATAAAGACTTGGCTGAGTATACAGCGTCTGTGATAACTTCTCTTCTTGAGTTTGACAAATTTCAGTTACAGACCAGCCCAAAATATCCTCAGCTTTGGCAAACTTGTCTTTAGCGAACGGTATATCTAATAAGTCCATTCCCATTCCCAGCGTTTGGGAACCTTGTCCGGGAAACACCCATGCAGTTTTTGTCATTTGTCAATAGTCACTGGTCATTGGTCATTTGTCATTGGTCATTTGTCATTGGTCATTAACAAAGGACAAATGACTAATGACATAGACGCGCCAGCGGTGAAGCAGCGCGGTCTTGGGGGTTTCCCCTATGAGCGTGCTGAACCCGTTGGCGCAGCCTCTCGTAGAGAAGGGCTTCCCGCAGGGTGGACAAAATATTTATCTTCCCCATTGAAAAATTGCTGCGCCCCAGGTAAGACCGGCACCAAAGCCGGATGTAGCAACGATGTCATTGGGTTTAATTTTACATTGTCGTACTGCTTCATCTAAAGCTAAGGGGATGGAAGCAGCTGAGGTATTGCCATACTGGGCGAGATTACTGATAACTTTATGTTCTGGGATATTCAGGCGTTGAGCAACGGCATCGATAATCCGCTGATTGGCTTGATGCAATATCAGCCAATCTATCTGGTCAACGCTGATGTTGGCTTGAAACAAGGCTTTATCAATTATTTCTGGCACTTTTTGGACAGCAAAGCGGTAGACTTCTTTGCCGTTCATCGTAATCGGTTGGTAAGTGCCTTTGGTGATATTTATATCAGTCAGCAGTTCTTGGGAAGTACCTGCATAAGCAAGGTTGAGGTAATGGTTTTGAGTACCATCACTTTTAAGTGCAAATCCTAATAAGCGATCGCTTTTGGCAGCTTGTAATACCACTGCCCCGGCACCATCACCAAATAATACACAAGTCCGCCGATCTTCCCAATTTACCCAGCGAGAGAGGATATCTGCCCCTATTAATAATACATTTCTATAGACACCAGTTCTAATGTATTGGGCTGCTGTAACCAAACCAAACACAAAGCCGGAACAAGCAGCGGTCAAGTCAAAGGCTACTGCGTTGGTAGCTCCCAATTTAGCCTGTACTTGACAAGCACTACCAAACAAATCATCAGGGGTGGAAGTCGCCAGCAGAATCAGGTCTAGGTCTTCTGCTTTAATTCCTGAAGCGGCGATCGCCTGACTGCTGGCGGCAGTAGCGAGTACACTCAAGGACTCAGATGGGAGAGCTAATCGACGTTGACGAATCCCCGTTCTTGTAGCGATCCACTCATCTGATGTTTCAACTAGTTCGCTCAATGTCTGGTTGTGTAGGGAAGTTGCTGGTACTGCCGAGCCGCTTCCAGTAATTGCTACGCCTAAGTTTTGCACTCCTAATCTCCCAAGCTATCAGCTTTTTGTCTTTTGTCCTTTGTCCTTTGTCTTTTGTCATTTGTCAGTTGTCCTTTGTCTCTTGTCAGTTGTCCTTTACAAATGACTAATGACTAATGACTAATGACCAATGACTAATGACTAATGACCAATGACTAACCGCTCTCGCGCTCTAGGATATATTGGGACTGAATTCGTTGTATCACCTGATTGTCAACGGCTTCTTTTGCCATGCGAATTGCATTAAAAATTGAAGGTGCTTGGGAGCTACCGTGACCGATAAAACAGACTCCTGCCACGCCTAGCAGTAAAGCACCACCATGTTCTGCGTGATCCATTCGCTGCTTAATCCGCTTCAAGTTGGGTTTTAAGAGTGCTGAACCGATTTGACCGTGCAATCCTTGGGGTAATTCTTCCCGCAGAATTTGCAGAATCACTTCTCCGACAGCTTCGGCAAATTTTAATAATACATTGCCCACAAAGCCATCGCAGACAATCACATCAAAGTGACCGGAAAGTACATCACGCCCTTCAGCATTGCCAATAAAATTAATTTGGGAATTTTCCCGTAGCAGTTGGTGGGCGCGGACGGCTGCATCATTGCCTTTAGAGTCTTCTTCACCGATATTCAGCAAACCCACCTTCGGTTCAGTTGTACCCAAGACATACTGACTGTAAGCCGATCCCATAACGCCAAACTGCTCTAAAAACTTGGGACGGCAATCTACATTTGCGCCAACATCAAGTACTAGCACTGGCTTACCAGCAATAATTGTGGGAAAAACTGTCCCGATGGCTGGGCGATCGATTCCTGGCAATCGTCCTAAGCGCAGCAAAGCTGATGCCATAGCTGCCCCAGAATGACCCGCAGAAAATACGGCATCTGCCTTTTGTTGCTTGACTAAATCCATCGCCACATTGATAGAAGCCTTGCGTTTGCGTCTAACTGCATTTAAAGGCTCCTCATCCATAGCGATCGCTTCCTCAGCATTCACGATCTCTACCTGCCCTAAACTTGTTTTTGATGGCAAGGTAGCTTCTATTTGTTGGGCATCGCCAACCAAAAATATATCTACACCCAATTCTTCTCTTGCTCGCAATGCGCCAGCAACGATTTCACCGGGTGCATGATCCCCTCCCATTGCGTCAATTGCGATCCGTACACGAGTCGATCCCATTGCTCACAGCTTCTAGAAACCTTACAAATTTTACCAGATGGCTTTGCCGAAAAAGCTTAACTTTCTGACCGCCAAATTAATTCTGTTACTATTGCAACAATTTTTGCTGGCAAGCTCAAGATAGCACGAATTGTTGGGTATTGGGCATGGGGCATTGGGCATAGGGCAATTCAATTTTGGATTTTGAATTTTAGATTTTGGATTAAATTTCAATCTAAAATCCAAAATCTAAAATCTAAAATTCTTACTCCCCACTTCCCAGAATCCAATCAACTAGCGTCCGAACGCCGTAACCGGTTGCCCCTGCCCCGTTGTAGCCATTTTCTTTATCTGTCCACACTGGGCCAGCAATATCTATGTGCGCCCAAGGGGTTTGTTTAACGAATTCCTTGAGGAAAAGGGCAGCAGTAATTGCACCACCCGGACGCGGGCCTGTATTTTTCATGTCCGCAATACCAGACTTTAACCCTTCAAAATATTTTTCTTCCATTGGCATCCGCCAAATCTTTTCTCCTGAAGTTTGGGCAGCTTTTTCAAGCTGGGAGGCTACAGCATCATCAGGAGTGTACAAACCAGCAATATCGTCACCCAAGGCAATGACGTTGGCACCAGTCAGGGTGGCTAAATCAACGATCGCATCTAAGCCCAATTTGTCGGCATACACCAAGGCATCTGCGAGGGTCAAACGTCCTTCAGCGTCGGTGTTGTTCACTTCAATTGTTTTGCCGTTTGATGCTGTGAGAATGTCTCCAGGGTGCATGGCGTGACCGCTAATCATGTTTTCAGCCGCCGCCGAAATAAAGTGAACTTCAACATCTGGCTTAATTTGAGCAATTGCTTTTGCTGCCCCCAAGGTAGCAGCTGCACCCCCCATATCCATCTTCATGGTTTCGATGCCGCTACCAGCACCTTTAATGTTGAGTCCGCCGGAGTCGAAGGTTACACCTTTGCCAATAATTGCTAATTTCTTTTTGGGTGTACCTTCTGGCTTATAAGTTAGGTGAATGAATTTCGGTGGCAAATCGGAAGCTTGGGCTACTCCCAAAAATGCACCCATGCCTAACTTTTCACAGTCTTCTCGTTCCAGAATTTCTAGTTGTAAACCATAATCCTTGGCGATCGCTTGAGCAGTTTCCGCTAAAGTAATTGGTGTTACTGCGTTGGCTGGTGCTGCCACTAATTGCCGTGCCAAATTTACCCCAGAAACAATTTGATTGGCGCGGGTGATGGCAGTTTCTTGTCCACCGAAACCTAGTAAATCTACACTTTCTATTTGTGAACCTTTATCTTCTGGTTCTGATTTAAAACGAATATCTTGATAAAGTGCTAATTCCACACCTTCTGCGATCGCTTGAGCACTCGCGGCTGGATCGTTGTTCCACAATGGAAAACTAAATCCAAGAATTTTGCTTTTTTGCTTTTTTCCTACCCTGGCTACAGCCGCAGCAGCACGGCGCAGAGTATCTAGTTTTAACGCTTCTGGTTTGCCTAAACCTACTAAAATCAATTTCCGCACTGGGCTACCAGCATTTACACGGGTGAAAATAGTGCTATTGGCTTTACCTTTAAATTCTTCTTCGGCAATCAGTTCTTTTAAGACCCCAGAAAACTTTTGATCTAAAGTAGCTAGTTCTCCGGTTAACTCTACTGCATCTTCAAATAATCCAATTGCCAAACTATCGCCTGCCCACTCTAGTAAAGGCTTATCACTAGGTTGAATTGTCATTTTGGGATTTTGTGTAAATATTCCTTCTTGTACCAGTATTGCTCAAAATTCTGGTTTCATGGTGAGGGGAGTGGGCATTGGGCATGGGGGAGCAGGGGTCAGTAAGTATAAGTTAACGAATTAGTATAAATAGCACTCGTTAACGAGTCTTTGATCCTCGTCAATCCACCTCAGAACTCCATTAATGAGTCTTTGATCCTCATTAATCCACCTCAGAACTCCATTAATGAGTCTTTGATCCTCATTAATCCACCTCAGAACTCCATTAATGAGTCTTTGATCCTCATTAATCCACCTCAGAACTCCATTAATGAGTCTTTGATCCTCATTAATCCACCTCAGAACTCCATTAACGAGTTTTTGATATTCGTTAATGAAGCTATGAACTCTACTCTTTTACCTCCTGTCCCATGCCCTATGCCCTATGTCCCAATTTTATTTGTGTCAATGTCAAATTTGCTGGCGATCGCTGCTATTATTTTTTGCTCAGGTGCTGTAATCAGATTGTCAAGCTGGGCAATTTTGTAACATTGAGCCAACAAAGGTATGGCAAAATCACGATTCAGTTGATTGAGCAATACATCTATTGGCTTGGGCGATTTGATATTTTGGGCAATGGCATCTAACGAAGTAGGAGTGAGGTTTAGAGCTTTTAATTCTGGTAAAATTTCTTGCCAAGTCTTTTCTGGATGACTAGCTAGGATCATGTGAACTAAGATTTGATCCATGAGAGCTTGTTGAGCGATGGCACTTTCTAGATACTTTTCACTTTCGGCTTTTAATGTTGCCAATGTCTGTGGCGATGCCAAGGAAGTAGATTCATCCAGCTTGGTTTCGTAAAATCGACAAGCAGCATACCCCAATGAATAGATCATCGTCGCATTTGAACTAGCTCCAATCACTGCACCCGCCAAGGGCAAATTTCGCAGCAACCCTAATCCCGCAGCTTTCAACAAACGTCCTCCACCCAAAGCCAACCCAAAAATTGCCAAAATTTCACCTTTACGGGCAGAATCTTTTAAATCTAGCCCGTAGACAGATGCAATTTGATAAAGCATTTCTGACTGCAATTTTGTTGTGGCTGTTAAATCAATTGCCAACAATGCCACTGCTATTCCTGGCAAAAAACTAGTAGCTAGTCCAACTGTGGCTGCTTTAGTTGCTTTTTCCACCATGATTCGGTGAGCAAGCTGACTGGGTGATTCATTTGGATACTGTTTCTTGAGCTTGTTTACTGCCGCTTCTGCTTGTTCCAAATCAACAAGGTTAGTATCGCTAATCAGCCAATTGAGATTTAATACTCCAGATAGTTTTCTAATCAGCCAATTTTCGCTGAGGCGATTTACAACCTGACCGCTGGTTTGAGTTGTTTGCTCAATGAACTTGTGTGTTTCTTTCGCTGTCGCTTCTCCCACCCCCATTGCTGTGTCTAAAACTGCTTGGCCAGTCTCAGTAACAGTTTTAATCAAAGACTCTACTATAGACGGTTCATTTTCTATTGATGATTGAGCCGGAATTCTTACTTCAGAAGTTTTTCTGGGTGAATTAACTAATTTATTCACTTCTATTTCTTGGGGTTTATCTGCCATTGCTTGACACCATCTTGTAAAGCCTCTCTCTTTGGTTGTATCGAAGTTTGAGGGGCTTGACATCTCCCGACAAGTACAAGTTATAGATCAACAATTACTGTGACGCTTTTACCGAAAGTGACCTAACTCCCATAAAAGAATCGCGTTGAGTATGGCGTTGAAATGGTCAATCTAGATACAGGCACTGTGTTTGCGTTTATTTCTGAAGGCTCACCTGTGCGCTATGAATTACGACAATATGTACAAGGGCAACAAATGTTAATTACTCAAACAGCGTTGAAAGAAGTTACTGATATTATTCAATGGTCAGGCGGAGTATCAGAACAGGCGAAATAAAGTAGATTTCTACAAAGATTAAACATCATACCTGACAATCCTTCAACTGTAGCCCTAAACTTACAGCCAACTAGGAGTTTGGGGACAAATGATCTCATTATTCTAGGAACAGGGGATCAGTTAGGAATTGTGACAATGACAGCAGATGCTACGGTCAGAGCAGCACTTTCTCCGGGTGTAAAGTTGAATGTGTATATCCATCTGCCTCGCCCTTTAAGATAAAATTAATTATGCAAATTACTATTGCACCTTATCTTTTAAGTACCTATAAGCTGATTCAGTGTGCTTTTCCCAATGGGATAGAAACACAAGACTATTTACCACTGTTGGCATTGCTTTATGATCAAATGTCAGATCGAAACTTAGCAGAAATTGTAGTTCACTACACAGGAAGACATTATGCAGTTGTTCTCAATGATGTGTATCGTGTAGTAACAACTGATGTGCCAAAGGCTGAAACTATTGACAAGGTGAAACAGCGTTTGCTTGTTTGTGGTTATCAAGAGTGGCTTAAAGAAGCTGAAAGTTAGATGGGGGATATATAGTAAGTTAATTACCCTATCCTCTCGTCTCTAGCCCCGTTTCCATATCAACTTGACTTTCTAAAAAGTCGTTATCCTTAAGAATTTCATAGAGATTAATATCTTGCTCTAGCAAGCAAGCGTGTCCACAATTGGGCAACACTACAATTTTGTTATTTGGTAAGATGTTCCCTATCCGGTTCACTTCAGTTACAGAAGGCAAAAGGCGATCGCTAGCACCAGCAATCAACAAAACTGGTTGAGTTAAACGCCTTAACTTTTCCTCATCAACATGAAACTCTCGCAGTAAAGACAACCGCCAAAGAACAGTTTCTTCCGGGACAGAACGCATAGTTTTCAACAAATCGTGGCGATCGCTCTGAGAAATGCGTGACAAAGATGCTAAAAATGGCAATAACCCCAGTGCGCCAACATCATACAATCCTGATGGCACTAAGTAAGTTAGCTGGGATGCCCAACTTAACCAAGGGCGAAGACAAAAGGACGAAGCTGGGTTAATTAGGATAATTCGCTTAAATAAATCGGGTGCTTGGATTGCCACTTTCATTGCCAAGCAACCACCAAAGGATTCACCACACAAGTAAACTGGTCTGTGAGAGCTTTTTTCTAATTCAGCATCGATCAAGTCCAATACACTCTTAGTTAGGACATCCCAAGTGTTAAGGTCTTTCCGGGGGAGCGCCAAAGAGCGCACATCAAAGCCAGTTTCTAATCCTGCGGTTTGCGATCGCAATAGTTGACCAGTTCCATCCATTCCTGGTAAATATACCAATAACGGATACTCTGGCTGTACTCGTTTAGGAGTTAGAAAACAGGGGTTTAGCTCAACTTCTGTGATAGTCATTAGTCATTAGTCATTAGTCATTAGTCATTAGTCAATGGTATAAAACTTTTGGACTGCTGATTGTTGCTTTTACGAGCTTCGGTATTTTTGAGCAAAAACAAAAAAGTCTCGGAACAAGCTACTGAAAGTCGTGGAGACAATCCAAAATCCCAAATCGAATCGCTTTAATAGCAACCTTGACGCAGTAAATTGCTAATTTCGCCGTGACAGTGTTCCGTCAGTTCAGCCACAACAGTTCTGGCTTGTTTGCCATGATATTTTTTATGATGTTGGGGCGTAATCCAATAAGGACGACCGATTAACACTGCAACCCGACGATAAATTACCAAAGGATGCCAACCACTTTGATTAAATAAAGGTTCTGAAGGGTCGAATACACTCAAAAGCCTTAAAGGGAAGCCATTGGTGTTTACCTCTTCTAAGGAGGCGATCGCGATCGGCAAAATAGCTAAATCCTGCACATTCGCTCGTAATGCCAAATGGGCAAATCCCCGCTGAAACTCACCCACCTGGTTTGGCTGAGTAAATTTCACCATTGGTGCAGTCCCTTCTGGAAATACTCCCACCATCTGCTTGGACTGCAATAGCACCTGCGACTGCAAAAAAAAGCTTTGCAGGCGGTTTTGAGTTTCTTCCAAAGGAAAACACCCCAATTGACCGATGACAATCTCCCGCATAACTGGGACTTGTCCCATGTAGTGATGGCAAGCAAAGCGAATTGGACTCGATAATGCCGCCATTAAAATCAGTGCATCCATAAAGCTGCGATGATTGCTGACTACTAAGACGCTGGCATCCTGGGGAATACGGTCTTCGTAATAGCGGAACATTTGCGTTGAGAATGCCGCCACCAAAGCGCGAGAAATCTCTAGGGGGCTATTTCCACTCATACCTAATCAATATATTTTCCGGTAAATATGGCAATTTGTCTTAATTTTAGTTTTACATTTCTTTACTATTGTCATGACCGTCTTAAGATAGAAATATCTAATCTCCAAAAGTAACTAGATTTTCTGGGTTCTCAATTATGTATTCTTGAACACAAGAATATCTAATAGAAACTATTCAAAAAAATTATGATTAGTTAATTTCCATTTTTTAGGTAAAAATGAGTTTAATTGATGCATATTACCAAATAATTTTTCACCTAATAAATTTGCTAT harbors:
- a CDS encoding ATP-binding sensor histidine kinase, which translates into the protein MSLTTVSITGYKVSEQLYNGSRTMVYRGYRETDQKPVVIKLLKNPYPSFSELLSFRNQYTIAKNLNSPLIIQTYSLQAYQNSYALVMEDFGGISLKDYFTSVERRHITSVQEFLEIAIALCNTLDILYRSRIIHKDIKPANILINPQTKQIKLIDFSIASLLPRETQTLISPNVLEGTLAYISPEQTGRMNRGIDYRTDFYSLGITFYELLTGELPFQSKDMMELVHCHIAKLPAPLELFNIPKSISDIVMKLMAKNAEERYQSALGLKYDLETCLTQLQSTGKIESFPIAQTDVCDRFIIPDKLYGRENEIETLLQAFERVSLGATEMMLIAGFSGIGKTAVINEVHKPIVRQRGYFIKGKFDQFQRNTPLSALLQAFRDLMEQLLTESNTKIQQWKSKILEAVGENGQVIIEVIPELSRIIGQQPSASELSGNAAQIRFNLLFQKFTQVFTIAEHPLVMFLDDLQWADSASLKLIQLLMADTGHLFLIGAYRNNEVKRAHPLMLTLSEIEKTQATIKTITLAPLSQRQVNQLVADTLKCSENLALPLSRLVSQKTQGNPFFATQFIKALHQDRLIKFNFESGCWECDIAQVNQQAVTDDVVAFMVLQLQRLPQSTQNILQLAASIGNQFDLATLAIVSESSEIETAADLWKALEEGLLLTTGDIYKFFQHSGQDSDSKPFNSNFQVPTYKFLHDRVQQAAYSLITENQKQTTHLKLGQLLLNNISASEQEEKIFQIVSQLNLGLRLITQQTERDQLAQLNLLAGRKAMAATAYTAAIEYLTLGMELLTADRWQSQYDLTLALSEDAAKAEYLNTNFEQAIKLTDLILQQTTQMLDTIKAYELKVQIYIAQDQQVKAIETGLKALEQLRISLISPDVEQQKLPTLANLANIPEMTNLESLAALRLLISITPPVHHVKPDMFPLVALTMLHLCLEQGHSSLAAFAYGSYSIFLCAVNGDVDTAYHSGQISLKLLEQYQSKQLSPKIYMLFGVFVCACKEHGRNTLTFLRESIQCGLEVGDIEYASYSIMAECTHLFLIGETLDAVEERQGKYIDLLLKLKQKHCVDYAQIWRQVTLNLLGRSSHQYYLTGIDFDETEMLPYLHNSHNHQSLFAIYVAKTAILYTFGQYEQAATNAEKATEYMDGAFGLLLVVGHNFYYSLCLLATYFSCHNETLLPSTIRKQQECWLNQVVTNQKLMHYWAGYAPVNFQHKYDLVEAETARVIGDKLKAMEYYDRAISLAQENGYIQEEGLSNELAAKFYLDWGKEKVAQAYMQEAYYCYARWGAKAKTDDLQKRYPKLLQPILQQQRINFNPLETIALHGTSSSPHTSIDSTGISNVLDFTSVLKAAQAISSSLEIDQLITSLTRIILENSGAKKSVLILPQGDTWQVRAITFINHGLNSHIDIQTILNSQALDTCQDIPVNIINYVKNTQQTVAINNLQTDIPGVIGEYMYRIKPQSVLCTPIINQGHLVGIIYLENKLTPGVFTSDRLSVINLLSSQAAISLENAQLYQQAGQALQDLQKAQLQVVQSEKMSALGNLVAGVAHEMNNPLGFIYASLQQAKPSLADIVEHLKLYQESFPNPGDEITDHAEDIDLDYSLEDLPKIIDSMVMACDRLKNISTSLRTFSRADKDYKVPFNIHEGIDSTILILKHRLKANEQRPAIEVITEYGNLPKINCFPGQLNQVFMNILANAIEALEESNMGRSLEEIKTNPNRLIIKTSVENEGVKITIADNANGMTSEVKHKIFDHLFTTKGVGKGTGLGLAIARQIVAEKHGGVIEVDSRPGEGTEFVIQLPL
- the plsX gene encoding phosphate acyltransferase PlsX — its product is MGSTRVRIAIDAMGGDHAPGEIVAGALRAREELGVDIFLVGDAQQIEATLPSKTSLGQVEIVNAEEAIAMDEEPLNAVRRKRKASINVAMDLVKQQKADAVFSAGHSGAAMASALLRLGRLPGIDRPAIGTVFPTIIAGKPVLVLDVGANVDCRPKFLEQFGVMGSAYSQYVLGTTEPKVGLLNIGEEDSKGNDAAVRAHQLLRENSQINFIGNAEGRDVLSGHFDVIVCDGFVGNVLLKFAEAVGEVILQILREELPQGLHGQIGSALLKPNLKRIKQRMDHAEHGGALLLGVAGVCFIGHGSSQAPSIFNAIRMAKEAVDNQVIQRIQSQYILERESG
- the fabD gene encoding ACP S-malonyltransferase, translated to MTKTAWVFPGQGSQTLGMGMDLLDIPFAKDKFAKAEDILGWSVTEICQTQEEKLSQTLYTQPSLYVVESILADLLRERGHQPDLVAGHSLGEYTALYIAGVFEWSAGLYLVKRRAELMDSSINGMMAALMNFDREQLEKVISQTADVVIANDNSSAQVVISGTTEAVQAVMTQVKAKRAIPLKVSGAFHSHLIAPAAAEFQDILESVEFQPAIVPVLSNVEPIPSIDAEILKERLNKQMTDSVRWREICLQLPANGIERVMEIGPGKVLTGLIKRNSPDLILQNIQRASDLPV
- a CDS encoding beta-ketoacyl-ACP synthase III; the protein is MQNLGVAITGSGSAVPATSLHNQTLSELVETSDEWIATRTGIRQRRLALPSESLSVLATAASSQAIAASGIKAEDLDLILLATSTPDDLFGSACQVQAKLGATNAVAFDLTAACSGFVFGLVTAAQYIRTGVYRNVLLIGADILSRWVNWEDRRTCVLFGDGAGAVVLQAAKSDRLLGFALKSDGTQNHYLNLAYAGTSQELLTDINITKGTYQPITMNGKEVYRFAVQKVPEIIDKALFQANISVDQIDWLILHQANQRIIDAVAQRLNIPEHKVISNLAQYGNTSAASIPLALDEAVRQCKIKPNDIVATSGFGAGLTWGAAIFQWGR